Proteins encoded by one window of Microplitis mediator isolate UGA2020A chromosome 1, iyMicMedi2.1, whole genome shotgun sequence:
- the LOC130667718 gene encoding poly [ADP-ribose] polymerase-like — protein MDELQDEQEIIHKAKIKQLIKNCSALKMDPALESTAYVYETIERTYSMIWTKEELHNGEKMYYYYRVQILGLYENGLDENKNYILEQNWGTFDTVNHRKRTESLPLSVCLSKFTIQTTERSRNYVFAKIKDNDIDDDDLPLSIRELIIRYIFDIDFLKRMMEEYTLDVKSKITEFIQITGEFKSIKSKLFDCQSPRNLSLDYTTQLEAQYDIIREFLNKKITCQSNGDDNNERTFSLMNFYYKQLHTTIEVLNIEDSRYKLIEKYFENTKSVKHNFSQLKIDNVFVIERPCDNDRYTKNLENKKLLWHGTRISNIPSILYEGFRITKARYGMLGNGIYFANSVSKSANYCDIRKHGVLFLCEVALGNMTGFIRLESPKDTYIKLPDGFNSVYAKGMWSPDPNDSVTIDEDVVVPCGKLTSFYSHGSLLQHDEFTVYNPAQIKMRYLVSVSFN, from the coding sequence atggaTGAACTTCAAGATGAACAAGAAATCATACATaaagcaaaaataaaacaattaattaagaatTGCTCAGCATTAAAAATGGATCCTGCATTAGAATCAACAGCTTATGTATACGAGACAATTGAACGGACATATTCAATGATTTGGACAAAAGAAGAATTACATAATGGggaaaaaatgtattattattatagagtGCAAATACTTGGATTATATGAAAACGGtcttgatgaaaataaaaattatatacttgAACAAAATTGGGGTACTTTTGATACTGTTAATCATCGCAAACGTACTGAATCATTACCACTATCCGTGTGCTTAAGCAAATTCACAATTCAAACAACTGAACGAAGCCGAAATTATGTCTTTGCTAAAATAAAAGACAATGATatcgatgatgatgatttacCATTATCAATTCGTGAGCTTATTATAAGATATATATTTGACATtgactttttaaaaagaatGATGGAAGAATATACATTGGATGTGAAGAGTAAAATAACTgaattcattcaaataacaggggaatttaaaagtattaaatcgAAATTATTTGATTGTCAATCACCGAGAAATCTTTCTCTAGATTATACCACTCAACTTGAGGCTCAGTATGATATAATAcgtgaatttttgaataaaaaaattacgtgtCAATCTAACggtgatgataataatgagagaacttttagtttaatgaatttttattacaagcaATTGCACACGACAATAGAAGTACTCAATATAGAAGATAGTCGTTATAaactaattgaaaaatattttgaaaatactaAGTCAGTCAAACATAACTTCTCGCAATTAAAAATAGACAAtgtttttgttattgaaaGACCTTGTGATAATGATAGatatactaaaaatttagaaaataaaaaattactttggcATGGAACCCGTATTTCTAATATTCcgtcaattttatatgaaggTTTTAGAATAACTAAAGCTCGATATGGAATGCTTGGTAATGGAATATACTTTGCGAATTCAGTATCCAAATCAGCAAATTATTGTGATATTAGAAAACACggtgttttatttttgtgtgaAGTTGCGTTGGGTAATATGACGGGATTTATTAGACTAGAATCTCCTAAGGatacttatataaaattaccaGATGGTTTCAATTCAGTTTACGCTAAAGGTATGTGGTCACCTGATCCAAATGACTCTGTCACTATTGATGAAGATGTTGTTGTACCTTGCGGTAAACTTACCTCATTTTATTCACATGGTTCTCTTTTACAACATGATGAATTTACTGTTTATAATCCAGCGCAAATAAAAATGCGTTATCTTGTATCagttagttttaattaa
- the LOC130667677 gene encoding uncharacterized protein LOC130667677, with amino-acid sequence MMMKSIRYIILSVWFASVSCYEFENFNLSVTDTPITHIDVAQLFQLCYANTSNPIAITENLAKTLHKNLSDSTKAPVIIINDNFISKDIQLYYPTYPMYILSVTSQMELDALLSKLMSSPFWSIQSAFFVIFETVKSCEEDSFQVLGLLWEFELLSCVVVCSSTSAETTLYTYNPFTKRAPDPWIEIEKNWFDHRRRPVTFYKQSFTNDHIICANLTFDKTQLLDGYPVTIAMTNGFHASFYFIETFASLKMTSQLTDFRDPVLVAKSIINTERDISTELYADYLIKCGDVVPVTFEISYVIATQKRSFQPVSYEIESAFDINGAIGIIIILLLITVLIILHNGYQVRLAILDVLKLMMSMGIDTPLDRLAMKLTFFTAFLFVFIFGPALQGQIFASLARPPSQNVESLKDLYDQKYHVYYIQAIHDSILEEELWKTEEEMKYLHPHPITFSLRECLQLMMRDPEVACIDENEVILYWTRKFHFHVSKRFVFKKNFFYHHRLNWALGKRFYQRLLKFQELGLTNLDELLYARIASNKMKITERTEKMLDHDIIDAEDLTNLYIFMAFFQLLAVIIFGVEHIFAYYRRRRR; translated from the exons atgatGATGAAATCAATAAGATATATTATTTTGAGTGTATGGTTCGCAAGTGTTTCTTGTtatgaatttgaaaacttCAATTTATCAGTAACAGATACTCCAATCACACACATAGATGtg GCTCAACTTTTTCAACTCTGTTATGCAAATACATCAAATCCAATAGCCATCACTGAAAACTTGGCAAAGACATTGCACAAAAATTTGTCCGATTCAACAAAGGCACCTGTCATTATCATCAACGATAACTTCATATCAAAAGACATTCAACTGTACTATCCAACCTAtccaatgtatattttatcagtGACGAGTCAAATGGAACTGGATGCTCTTTTGAGCAAGCTGATGAGTTCACCCTTTTGGAGTATTCAATCAGCGTTCTTTGTGATCTTCGAAACTGTAAAATCATGTGAAGAGGATTCATTTCAAGTTTTGGGACTACTATGGGAGTTTGAATTGTTATCATGTGTCGTGGTGTGCTCCAGTACCAGCGCTGAAACCACTCTCTATACTTACAATCCTTTCACAAAACGAGCTCCCGATCCTTGGATtgaaattgagaaaaattggTTTGATCACCGTCGTCGACCAGTGACCTTCTACAAACAATCTTTCACTAACG atcaTATCATATGTGCGAATCTCACTTTTGATAAAACTCAACTTCTTGACGGTTATCCTGTTACAATAGCCATGACGAATGGCTTTCACGCAAGCTTTTACTTTATTGAAACATTTGCTTCTTTGAAAATGACTTCACAATTGACGGACTTCAGAGATCCTGTTTTAGTCgctaaatcaataataaatactgaaCGAGATATTAGTACAGAATTGTATgctgattatttaattaaatgtggAGACGTAGTGCCCGTGACTTTTGAAATATCTTATGTCATAGCAACACAAAAGCGAAGCTTTCAACCAGTATCTTATGAAATTGAAAGTGCGTTCGATATTAATGGGGCTATAgggataataattattcttctTCTAATTACCGTCCTGATTATATTGCACAATGGGTATCAAGTGAGATTGGCTATTCTGGATGTCTTGAAGTTGATGATGAGTATGGGGATAGATACACCTCTTGATCGACTCGCCATGAAATTAACCTTCTTTACTGCTTTTTTGTTCGTTTTTATATTTGGTCCAGCGCTTCAGGGACAAATATTCGCCTCACTTGCTCGTCCGCCATCTCAGAACGTGGAGTCTCTTAAGGACTTGTATGATCAAAAGTACCATGTATATTATATTCAAGCGATCCATGATAGTATATTAGAAGAGGAATTATGGAAAACTGAAGAGGAAATGAAATATCTTCATCCCCATCCAATCACTTTTTCCTTAAGAGAATGTTTGCAACTAATGATGCGGGATCCGGAAGTTGCGTGTATTGATGAAAATGAGGTCATCTTATATTGGActaggaaatttcattttcacgTGTCCAAAAGatttgtgtttaaaaaaaattttttctatcatcatCGCTTAAATTGGGCCCTGGGCAAACGATTTTATCAgagattattaaaatttcaagaatTAGGTCTCACGAATCTTGACGAGTTACTGTACGCACGGATTGCAtcaaacaaaatgaaaattacagaAAGAACAGAAAAAATGTTAGATCATGACATAATTGACGCTGAAGATTtgacaaatttatatatatttatggcattttttcaacttttggcAGTCATCATATTTGGTGTTGAACATATTTTCGCATATTATCGCCGTCGAAGacgatag